A single window of Pseudobdellovibrionaceae bacterium DNA harbors:
- a CDS encoding UDP-glucose 4-epimerase GalE produces the protein IHISDLADIHIKALNFLNQNKSEIFNCGYGHGYSVLEIVNTMKKVSGINFSVKIAERREGDIVTMVSDTKKLKNNINWLPQHDNIEFICKTTLNWENLLIKNKGN, from the coding sequence ATTCATATTAGTGATTTAGCAGATATTCATATTAAAGCTTTAAATTTTTTAAATCAAAACAAAAGTGAAATTTTTAATTGTGGTTATGGGCATGGTTATAGTGTTTTAGAAATTGTTAACACAATGAAAAAGGTAAGTGGGATAAACTTTAGCGTTAAAATAGCAGAAAGAAGAGAGGGAGACATTGTTACCATGGTGTCTGATACAAAAAAGCTAAAAAATAACATAAACTGGCTTCCTCAACATGATAACATTGAATTTATATGCAAAACCACTTTAAATTGGGAAAATCTTTTAATTAA